A stretch of Lactuca sativa cultivar Salinas chromosome 6, Lsat_Salinas_v11, whole genome shotgun sequence DNA encodes these proteins:
- the LOC111898920 gene encoding nudix hydrolase 14, chloroplastic, producing MTVWCSASISRLSFTSFSKVAASFPLQCRSVISRRISAKMPTGSSSIQITHTLKLPSQPSDPVTVVAAPGVSDSEFRLAIGSSLFKQWLKNIQSEKGLLVDGSLSLKQVLIQGVDMFGNRLGFLKFKADVIDKETGQKVPGIVFARGPAVSVLILLDSQGKTYTVLTEQVRVPVGRSILELPAGMLDDNVGDIAGTAIREVEEETGIQINLNDMIDLTSFLDPSTGCKVIPSPGGCDEELSLFLYRGSVSRDVIKELQGKETGLREHGEMIKVHIVPYDTLWRMTPDAKVLMSIAIYEMAKREGLLPHRE from the exons ATGACAGTTTGGTGTTCCGCCTCCATATCTAGGCTCTCCTTCACCAGCTTCAGCAAAGTAGCCGCTTCTTTCCCTCTTCAATGTCGCAGTGTAATTAGCAGAAGAATCTCTGCGAAAATGCCAACAGGCTCATCATCCATCCAAATCACTCATACTTTAAAGTTACCGAGTCAACCTAGCGATCCCGTGACTGTTGTTGCCGCTCCTGGTGTCTCCGATTCCGAATTCAG GTTAGCTATCGGTTCATCCTTATTTAAGCAGTGGCTAAAGAACATTCAAAGTGAAAAAGGACTCCTTGTGGATGGATCTTTGTCTCTAAAACAAGTCCTCATTCAG GGGGTTGACATGTTTGGCAATCGTCTTGGCTTTCTCAAGTTTAAAGCAGATGTCATTGACAAGGAAACAGGACAAAAG GTTCCAGGTATTGTTTTTGCACGAGGACCAGCTGTATCTGTCCTAATCCTACTGGACTCCCAGGGGAAAACTTACACTGTGCTTACAGAGCAG GTTAGAGTGCCTGTTGGGAGGTCTATTTTGGAGCTGCCAGCTGGGATGTTGGATGATAATGTGGGCGATATTGCTGGCACAGCAATACGTGAG GTAGAAGAAGAAACCGGGATTCAAATAAACTTAAATGACATGATTGACCTCACATCTTTTTTAGACCCTTCCACCGGATGCAAAGTTATCCCTTCACCG GGTGGATGTGATGAAGAACTTAGCTTGTTTCTATACAGAGGAAGCGTGAGTCGAGATGTTATTAAAGAACTTCAAGGGAAAGAAACAGGGCTTAGAGAACATGGTGAGATGATCAAAGTCCATATTGTCCCTTATGACACACTTTGGCGTATGACACCTGATGCTAAAGTATTAATGTCCATTGCAATATATGAAATGGCTAAAAGAGAAGGTCTGCTGCCTCACAGAGAATGA
- the LOC111898918 gene encoding growth-regulating factor 12, with protein sequence MNGVEGSSSSAADSSSFLEQNANYMSVLGMNGGTGFTFMQMEELKLQALIYKYMEAGLPVPSNLLLPIWNSVLASFTGSGCDRSLYDNYKNSMEAEPGRCKRTDGKKWRCSKEVVIGYKYCEKHLHRGRSRSRKDVEADSMVAATDGRHKNL encoded by the exons ATGAATGGTGTAGAAGGGTCGTCGTCTTCAGCAGCAGACTCATCATCTTTTCTTGAACAAAATGCCAACTATATGAGTGTTCTTGGTATGAATGGGGGCACAGGGTTCACCTTTATGCAGATGGAGGAGCTCAAATTACAAGCTCTAATCTACAAATACATGGAAGCTGGATTACCTGTTCCTTCTAATCTCCTCCTCCCTATTTGGAACTCTGTGCTTGCTTCTTTCACAG GGTCAGGATGCGATCGTAGTTTGTATGACAACTATAAAAACAGCATGGAAGCTGAACCTGGAAGATGTAAGAGAACAGATGGAAAGAAATGGAGGTGTAGCAAAGAAGTTGTCATCGGTTACAAGTACTGTGAAAAGCATTTGCACCGTGGTCGGAGTCGTTCAAGAAAGGATGTGGAAGCTGACTCCATGGTCGCGGCCACCGATGGACGCCATAAAAATCTATGA